From the genome of Halostagnicola kamekurae:
TTAAGTGAGATGACGAACAGTAGTCCGACGACGAACCAGTTGAACGTTCGTTCGTCGAACTCGAGACGCCGGAGGTACGTGCCCAACAGCAGGCCGACGACCGTGACCACTGCAATCACGGAGCCGAGCCAGATCCGATAGGTCGTCAGGAGCTCGGTAAATAGCGCCATCTGGACGATCCGGACCGTGAATATCGTTCCGAGCACCATCGAGAGTCCACCGATGTACCTCTCGGCGTTTCGTTCGAAGGTGTGGAAGTACGCCGGCAGTAGCGGTCCAAGGTTCGCGAACGCGAGCAAAAATCCCTGCGAGAATCCTGCGGTTCCGAGAGCAAACGGATGGTGTGCCTCTTCGACCATGACGAAGTTCTGGGCGACTTGAAAGGCGACGTAGCCGAGGAGGACGAGGGCGATGACGAAGGGGACCAGCGGCCCAGTGCTGAACGTCGCCAGCGCTACGACGCCGAGGACGGTTCCGACGATGGCGAGTAACAAGAGCGGCCACTCTTCGCGAACGAACGCCCGTCCCGTACTGGTTTCTGCGATCTGAAACATGTTGAGCATCCATGGCGGGATAGCCAGGACGACGACGGCGACGGTTGGATCAATTACTGTGGCGAAGATCGGCGTCATGATGAGCGAGTAGCCGAAGCCGGTCATTCCCTTCACGATACCAGCGACAACCGCGACCAGACTCAACGCGGCGAGCAAGCCGATTGAGAGATCCGATTCAATACCTTGGCCGACGCTCTCGAATCCGGGGAAGAAGACAATCGAGGCGACGAAAGCGGCCAGCGTCGCGCCGACCATCGTCAGTTCTCGAGACCGGAACTCCAGGAGGTTGCTGAGGAACTGTTCGATATCGGCTGGAGATTCGGGAGCACTCATGCTAGTTCGAAGACGAATTGAGACGACACGAAGTCGTGATTATGGAACGTTCACGGGCCGACCGTATTCCACTGTTCGATACGGCGAAATTTATCCTGGTTCGAGTCACTGATGCCTCACCAAAACACGGTATCAACCCCTCGACGGAGCGTGTTCACAGGATAGTCTCGCTAAATCGACCCGTCGCAGATACCAGTAATATCATCCGTTATTTCCACCGAACAATTGAATACCAACGACTAATGACCGAAATCATCTCTACAGAAGTCAACGCAAAGTGTCTCGAAGCTCGAGCCTGAGGCAGTTCACGTAGCTATTTTGGTGCCGCAGTCGCCATGTTACCCACCTCAAGGGCCAGTTCGGAATCGCGGTCGGTTTTTGTCGTTTCCTTTTCGATCACGAAATCCTCGAGAACGAGTACATCTAGACCCATCCCGTAGAAGTCCTTGATCGCTTGCGTCGGCGTCCGTACGATCGGTTCGGCGTGATCGTTAAACGAAGTGTTGAGGACAACTGGCACGCCGGTGATGTCGGCGAATTCGGAGAGGAGACGGTGGTAGCGTGGATGTTGCTCCTCACGAACTGTCTGCGGACGCGTCGAGTCGTCAGACGGATGTAGGACTGCCTCCAGGTCTCTGGTTTTCTCGGGTCGAACGTCGTACGCGTCGATCATGAACGGTGACGGTCCGTCGTTGACGAGGTACTCATCGGCGGCTGACTCGAGCATCGACGGCGCGAACGGACGCCACTCCTCTCGATGTTTGACGAACCGGTTCACCCGGTCTCGAGATGCCGTGGTGCGAGGATCGGCGAGGATGCTTCTGGCACCGAGCGCCCGCGGTCCCATCTCCATCCGGCCCTGGAACCAGCCGACGAGGTCGCCGTCGGCGAGCCGTTCGGCGACGTACCGCTCGAGGTCCTTCGGTTGCGCGTACTCGAGTTTGTTCGTCTTGACGGTCGATTTTATCTCTTCGGCGTCGTATTCGGGACCGAGATAGACAGTGGTCTGACGGTCGACGGCCGACGGCGACTGCCCCGTCCATCCCGCACCGAGCGCGAGTCCCGCGTCGTTGGCGACCGGTTGGACGAAGATATCGTCGATCAGCGGCGACTCGCGAACGCGTTTGTTCAGTTTGCAGTTTAGCGCGACGCCGCCCGCCATCGAGACGTTCGCCGTGTCCAACTGATCGACGGCTGTTTCCGCGATGTCGACGACCGTCTCCTCGAGCAGTTTCTGAGAGGTATGCGCGAGGTCTTTCTCCCACTGGTCGAACTCGCCAGGCGTCTCGTTTCGAGGACGGCCAAACGCGTCCTCGAGGGTTTCGGTGCCGTGGCCGGTTCCCCAGCGCTTCGTCAGTTCGGTGACGTCGTAATCGGCGCCCGTGTCGATCAACTCGCGCAGGACGCCTTCGATCTCCGGATTGTCCTCGCCATAGGGTGCCAGCCCCATCACTTTCCCCTCGCCGTTGAACATCCGGTAGCCGAGGAACTCCGTGACGACCGCGAAGAAGAGTCCGAGACTGTTCGGGTGTTCGTAGGTGTACGCGCGTGTCAGGCCGTCCTCGTCGTCGGCATACCAGACGACTGTCGAATCGTACTCACCTTTCGCATCGATCGTAAGAACGACGCCATCGTCGAACCCGGACGGATGGAACGCGCTCGCAGCGTGGCAGCGGTGATGCGGAATCGTCTCGATCGGCGGCACCGGCGAACCGATCGACTCGAGGCGATTCTCGATCTGTCGGGTCGGAACGAACCGGCTCCGAACCTGCGTGACGAGCGTCTGCTCGAGTGCGGAGAGTTTTCGTCCAAATCCGGGTACTTGGATCGCGTCGGAAACGTAGTGTGAAGCGATCTCGCCACGGAGCTGCGGCTCGTACGGGAGGAGAATCCGATTCAGGTCCGGAAGAGACAGGTTTCGATAGTCGAGACACGCCCGGATCGCGTGTTTGGGAAACGTATCCGTGGCGTGTTTGTCCCGCGTGTATCGCTCTTCCTCAACGCCGAAGACGGGCGTTCCGTCATCGAAGAGAACGGCGCTCGGGTCGTGCTGGCCGTAGAGTCCGATCGCCGGTTTGAACGCGAGTTGATAGTCAGTCATGGCTCGTGAAAGTGATGTATCGTAACCTAACCCAGGAGACGGCAAAACGACGCTGACGATTTGCTGACCCAGCAAATCGTCGGCAACGCAGTCGTGTTCGTCGTCGGCCTGGCACTGGCGGTCCGCATTCGAACGGATCTCGACGCGATCGAGCACTCTGCCCGAGACCTCGCCCGGCGCGACGCCTGCAAGCAGTCCACCGACCGTCAGTGTCAGCTACCGCTCGACGCGTATTCACGGTTCTCGTCGATGTTTCTCCGACAGCAGAAATCGGTATACCCGATTGAACTGGATACCGGTTCGTGAACGGGAAAACTGTTCCATTGGGGCCGGAATCCGCTGGGCCGCACGTTCGTCTTCCAGTTCCCGTTACCGAACCCAAACTGTTCTCTCACGACGGTCGTCCAGAGCTCCGACGACAGCGTGACCGTTCGAACGACTGACGACATTAGTTCGCAGCGCAGTTGTTCGGCCCGAGTTCGAGCGCCTCGACGTCCCCGCCGGGTTGCTCCCTGCCCCAGTTGATCTGCTTAATCTCGTTGTAGTTCGCTGGTTCGTCCGCGAGGCTCTCGACGATGGTCTCGACGAACGCCTCCTCGTCGCCGTCCTCGACGTGACTCAGGAGTTCGTTGGTCGTCTCTTCCTGGAGGTCGCCGAGTTCGGTCGCGAGCGGGCGAATCGACTCGTCACTGAAGTGACCCGGAAGGACGACGGTCTCGTCCGCGAGGTCCGTCAGCCGCTCGAGGCTGTCGAACAGCTGGCTCGAGGCCTCCCGAATGGCCTCCTCCTCGCTGTCCTCGAGGTCGGGACGGCCGACGCTGCGGAGGAACAGCGTGTCTCCGGAGAGGAGAGCGTCACCGAACCGGAACGAGACGCTGCCGGGGGTGTGTCCCGGCGTGTGGAGCACCTCGAGGTCCCGGTGGCCGACGGGAATCGTCTCGCCGTTTGCGAGTTCCGTGACGTTCTCGAGCTCGCCGGCGTCGTCCCCGTGGAGGTGATAGGGAACGTCGAGTTCACCGGCGAGTCGGCGGGCGCCCGAGACGTGGTCGGCGTGGGCGTGGCTGTCCGCGACGCCGACGATCTCGAGGTCGCGCTCGTCGGCCGCGTTCAGGTACCGATCAACGTACTGGCTCGGATCGACGACGACGGCCTCCTCGCCGTCGTGGGCGAGGTACGAGACGCAGCCCGTCCCGGGGCGGACGACCTGAACGACTCCCTCGACACCCGCACTCTCCTCAAGGTCGTACTGACGGTGGACGCGACCCCAGCCGTTCATGCCGTCGTCGATGGATCTCGCGTCGAACCCGTGTTCGCGAAGGAACTCCGCCGCTCGCGTGGACGTGATGCCAGCGACGCAGACGACCGCGATCTCCGTGTCTTTCGGGAGCTCGTCCAGGTGCTCCTCGAGCGTGGAGTAGTTGTACTCCAGCAGTTCGTCGTAGATGGGTACGTTCGTGCTCCCGTCGATCCGCCACTCCTCGTAGTCGTCCTCGTTCCTGACGTCGAGGACGAAGAGGTCCTCCTCGTCTTCTTCGATGCGTCGTGCGACTTCCGTCGGATCGAAGTTAATATTGTTCATTTCACCCAATTCTACACGATACTGGCCCTTAAGTCCGTTGCCGGACTGTGCGTCAGTCGATGTCTCCGTCGGAACTGAGGGCTGGACGTGAGACGAAATGCTGAGATGGGAGCGCTGTCGAACGGCACTCCGCAGCGGAGACTCGAGAGTCTTCCGAGAGTTCCGATACCAGATTTCAGTTACTGGGCGGGGACTTCTGTGCCGGCCTCGGCGTGTTCGTACTTGTCCTCGAACTCCTGAATGAGCTGGCCCATCTTCGCGTACCAGTCGTTCAACATCCGCTGCATGTCGTTCGCGATCTGGGTCGGATCAGTCGGGTAGTAGACGTGGTAGTAGCCGCCCTGCTCGTAGTTGATCTGCTCCTTCTGGATGAAGCCGCTCTGGAGCAGTCGCTGGATCGATCGGTACGCGGTCGAGCGCTCGCGGTCAACCTGGTCGGCGACCTCGTCGATTGTCAGCGCCTCCTCGCTTTCGACCATTACGCGAAAGCAGTCCTTGTCGAGTTGCTTGAGCCCGTGGATACACTCCAGCAGCCCCTCGCACTCCATGTCCTGCTGTAGTTGCTCTGCCATTGAGTCAGCCATTTAACTATCACGTGGTAGGGACCGCGACGATATAAGGATTGTGCGAATATTGTACAATCTCGGTGAGCCGATATCTGAATGGGGTGAGTGGCGTCTACGGCGTTAGTTCGTGGACGTCGTGGACGCGTTCGACTGCGCTCGCATCGTCATGATCGTGCTGACGATCACGGCCCCGCTGACCATGAACGCCGAGAGCAGGATCAGTGCAAAACTGACCGTATTCAGTACGTCCATTCCGAGGTAGTCGCCCGCCTGACGGAACGCGACGGCGATCGAACCACCGACCAGCATCAGTCCGAAGTAGATCTTGATGTCGTCTTCGTTGACGATGCCGGTCGCGGCCGAGCCGATCCGGGCGCCGAGCGCGCTCCCCGCAAGTAGCGGTGCGACGATCGAGAGATCGACGCCGCCGTTGAGTCCATAGGTGAACGCGCCGAACCCGCCCGAGAAGACGATCTCGAAGAGGTCGGTCCCGACCGCGACGGGAACCGGGACGCCGATGAGGTAGACCATCGCGGGCATCTTGATGAAACCGCCACCGACACCCAGGAAACCCGACAGCAGACCCGTGGCGAACGCGACGACCAGAATCAACCAGAGCGAGACCTGGATCCCGCCGGCAACTGTCATCATCGGCGGGATACGGTAAGACTGAATCCGCTTCGCGAGGGGCGGAATCGCGTCCGGATCGATCTCCCCGTCGGACTCGTGGTGGCTGCTACTCGAATCGTCTCCGCCGTCGTTTACGAGCGCATTTCGGGTGACGAATAGCCCGACCGCACCCAACAGGACGACGTACGTGACGCCGATGGCACCGCTGGCGAGTCCCAATTCCTCGAGATAGTACACTATCCGACTCCCTACCTCGATACCGCTCGTCGTCCCGACGATCATCAGTCCGCCAAGTTTGTAGTCGACCTGGCCGAGGTCGCGGTGTTTCAGCGTCGCGATCATGGCCGTCCCGAAGACGAAGGCCATGCCGCTCCCAACGGCGACTCTGGCGGGATACCCCATTACGAGTAACGCCGGTGTGACGAGGAACGAACCGCCCATGCCAAAGAAGCCGAATAGGACGCCGACCATGAAACCGAAGCTTATGAACAGTGCGAGCGTCATCAGGGCGATTCCGAATAGCTCCATCTATGCCCGTGTGATTTTCTCGACGATCGGCGCTGCGACTCGCTCGAGCGCGCCGTACCCGACGTAGAGGACGAACGCCTCGAGGAGGACGGCGCCAACGAGGGCGCCTGCCTGTACTGCTGACGAATACGCTGCGAGATCGATCATCGATATCGACCTCTGCCGGTTCGGTGGGTCTGGATCATGCGTTCAGTATCGACTACCCGGAGAGTGGATATAACGCTTTTGGGGCTACTACACAATATTACTGCAGCCTATGTAACGGCTATCCTACGAAAATATCGAGATAACTTATTCAAATATACGAGACTCGCGATAACCGGTCGTCAAAGCTCACGCGCGGACGCCCCCGCTACTGTAATGGAGTGATCGTTCCCCGCTCGAACGTGTACGGGACTGAAACGGAGGCTGTCCGAGCGGCGTCCAATCGCTGTCGGATCGTCAGTCGTTCGCTACTCGACCGCTGTTTGATCAGCCGCCGCCGAACGGGCTATATTGATACCCAAAAACAATATTATCACGTCACTCCTACGAGGAGTATGAGAGCGATCTGTGCGACCGACCTCTCCGCCGCGAGCGAGGCGACGATCGAGAGCGAGACCTGCCTCGAGTGTCTGGACCGAATCGGCGTCGACGAGATCCACCTCGTGACCGTGGTCCCGTCGAACGTCCACGCGGGCATGCCCGGGATAGACTTCGAGGACCGACGCGAGCGAGCGCTTTCGCGCTACCGACACGTTATCGAAGACGCCGGCTTCGACGTCGACGCGCACGTCGTCCGGGGCACGCCGCACCGACGCATCAACGGCGTCGCGGAGGCGATCGGTGCCAGTCTGACGGTCGTCGGCTCGCGCGGGACGAGTCCGCTTGAGAACCGCGTTATCGGATCGACTGCACGCAATCTCGCGCGGACGACGATCGTCCCACTGCTGGTCAACCGGATCGAACGCGAGGCGGACGAGCCAGCCGTCGTCCGCGAACACCTGTTTCGGCGGATGCTGTTCGCGACGGACTTCTCGGAGAACGCCGAGCGGGCGTTCGAGGCGTTTTCGTACCTCCGTCACGCAACGCAAGAGGCGACGCTAGTCCACGTTGAAACGCCGAAGGATCCGGCGCTTCCAGAGGGCGCCGACCCCGAAGCGCGACTGGCGGAGTTGGAGACCAAACTCGAGGACTGGGAGATCGAGACGCGAACGGCGATCCGTCAAGGTGATCCGGCGGACGAGATTCTCGCTGCGGAAGTCGAGTACGAACCGACGACGATTCTCGTCGGCTCGCGCGGTCACAGCAGGCTCCGTAGACTCTTGCTCGGGAGTGTCTCCGAAGATATCGTCGCACAGGCGGACGGCAACGTTATGCTCGTTCCGCCAGATAGAACGGCGTAACACGAGGGCGAACCGTGCTCACTCGAGCGTGAACCGGTTCACCGGTCGTGAGAGATGGAGTCGACGCGTTCGTCGGCAAACCAGTGTGCGATCGCGCTCTCCGCGCGATGCAGGATATCGCAACAGATCGACTTGGTCACGCCGAACGCCGATGCGACGTCCGTCAGCGTCGCCTCGCGGAGAACGTCGTAGTACCCCGCCTCGAGAGCGGTGCGGAAGACCTCGAGCTGCCGATCCGTCAACAGATTCTCTGCGTCGCTCGCAGCGACGGATTCGATGTCTCGACCTGCAGGAGTGCGGTCTCGTCGTGCTTCCAGAGCAACTCGAGGAACTGAGAAACACCTACGCACGCAGTAACCTCACCGACGAGGAGTTCGAAGAGCGCCGCGAACGCTTGCGACGGGAGAAGTAGTACACGGTGGATGCATTCCGAGCGGGACGCCGCCACTTCTGTCCGGCAGTACCCTCTCTCGATGGATCGAAGCACGTTCGTCCAGCCGGTCCCGGACGTGCTTTTCGCTGATCCCGCAATGGGGTACACGCCCTCAGACGGCGGATTCGAGGACCGTCCCTTCGAGTTCGTCGGAATGGAACCGACCGGAGCGATGAGCGCGACCGCGACTGACATGGCACGGTTCGTCCGGGTACACCTTCACGGCGGAGCCGTCGATACTGAACGGATCCTCGAGTCGGAAACGGTCACGGAGATGCACCGTCGGCAATTCACCAACGACAAACGGGATGGGAGAAGGTGCGAGACGCGGCGAAGCGGTCTTGGGTCACCGCAGCAGCCACGAGGGCAGTCGATACGGTACTGCACTACCCGATCAAACGGTCGGTGTCAACGCCATATCATGATTTATCACTGGACTCGAGGACGCTCTGTTCCCAGTCTTCTCAGCCCGAACGATGTGAGAGTCGGCCGACGATCCGCGACGAGACTAGTGCGAGTTCAAACTGGCCATATGATATTGTAGTTAATTCACAAAACCGTTATTGCTGTGGAAACCGTACCGTCGATCGATGAGCGACTCCGCAAACGACGAACGCCAACGGATCCGCGACCAGAAGAAGCGAGAGCTGCAGGAACGTCTCGAGAACGGCGGGAGCCTCGACGCGGCCGACGGGGGGAGCACCGTACCCGACGAGCCAATCGCAATCACGGATCAGGGTCACCTCGACGAGGTCGTCGGAGAGCATGACGTCGTCCTCGTGGACTGTTACGCCGACTGGTGTGGCCCCTGTCAGATGATGGAGCCGACGATCGAGGCCCTCGCCGCGGAGACCGACGTCGCGGTCGCGAAGGTCGACGTCGACGCTCACCAGCAGATCGCCCAGCAACTGGGCGCTCGCGGCGTCCCGACGCTGGTCCTCTACGCCGACAGCCAGCCGGTCGAGCGGATGGTCGGCGTCCAGGACCGCGGAACGCTGGAGAGGCTAATCGAGCAACATGCGTAGTGACGCACCTGCCGAGGCCACGGCAGTCGATAATGATTATCTGAACAGCGCCCTGGTCCGACCTAAATACGGGGACCGGCGACACGACCACGACACACTGACCTTCAGCTATGACCACCGATTGGCGGCGAGCGATCGAGACGCAACGGGAAGAGAAAGACCGTTACTTCGGCGGCGACCCGCACTCGCCGATTCCGTCTGACGAGCGCGAGTCGTTCGACGGCCTCGAGTATTACCCGATCGACGAGGCCTACCGGTTCGAACTGCCGCTGCACGAGTACAACGACCCTGAACCGGTCACCGTCGGGACGAGCACCGACGGCGAGCGAAAGTACCTGCGGTGGGGCGAGTTCCGATTCACCGTCGACGGCAAAGACATCACACTTCAGGCCTACAAGGCGGATCCGGACGACGATCGGCTCTGGGTCCCGTTCCGAGACGCGACCAGCGGCGACAAGACCTATGGCGCCGGTCGGTACCTCGACCTCGAAGGCGACGGCCATCGAACGAACGATGGTAACTGGATCCTCGACTTCAACGAGGCGTACAATCCGACGTGCGCGTACTCGGATCGGTACGAGTGTCCGCTCCCGCCGACGGAAAACTGGCTCGAGATCCCGATCGAGGCCGGCGAACAGGCGTACCACTAACGATGGTTCTGCACTAATTCAGTGCCCTCGACGGAATCTCGCCGTTTTCGAACGACGTAGACGCTATCGAACCACCGTGACCGGCGTCGACCGTGAGAATATCATGGGTTATATTATCTACTGAAACTATTACTCACAAGAGTACCCAATGACGACCACCAAAGACAGAATCCGCACGACGCACATCGGGAGTCTCCCCCGCCCGCCGGCGCTGCTCGAACTCCTCGAGGCGCGTCAGAACGACGAACCGGTCGACGAGGACGAGTGGACCGAAACTGTCGCGGAGGCCACGCGGGCCGTCGTCGAGCGACAGGCCGAGGTCGGGCTCGACGTCGTCAACAACGGCGAGCAGTCGCGGGTCTCATTTAACTGGTACGTTGCGGACCGATTGAGCGGGATCGACGGGAAGCGCGAACAGGAGCTCTGGGCGGATCTCCAGGAGTTCCCCGAGTACGCCGAGGAGACGTTCAAGACCGACGTCATTGACCTCTCGATGCAGCCCGTCGTCGACGGTCCCATTGAGTACACCGGCCACGGGGAAGCCGAGGACGAACTTGAGGAGTTCCGAGACGCGCTCAAGACCGTCGACATCGATTTCGAAGGGACGTTCGTGACCTCGGCGTCGCCGAGCATCGTCGCAACCACTCACGTCAACGAGTACTACGACACTTACAAGGAGTTCCTCTTTGCCGTCGCGGACGCGATGCAAGCGGAGTACGAATTGGTCGCCGAGACTGGAATGACCCTCCAGATCGACGCGCCCGAACTCCTCACCATCGGCCAGACGGCGGTCTACGCGGACGAACCGCTCGAGGAGATCAGAGCAGCCACGCGTCTCCACGTCGAGGCGCTCAACGAGGCCCTCGAGAACATCCCCGCTGAGCAGGTCCGCCTCCACACCTGCTGGGGGAGCTACGAGGGCCCCCACCACCTCGACGCGGACCTCGTTGACCTCCTGCCGGAGATCTACGAGGCTGATATCACTGGACTGAGCGTCGAACAGGCTAACCCCCGCCACCAGCACGAGTACCGCGCGTTCGCCGAGCAGCCGCTTCCCGACGGCTGGACGTTGATGCCCGGCGTCATCGACGTGAAGACGAACATCATCGACCACCCGGAGACGATCGCGGACCGCCTTGAGCGCGTCGCGGACGCGGTCGACGACTCGACGCCGATCGTCGCCGCGCCCGACTGCGGGTTCGGCACGCAGGCCGGCCTCGGGATGGTCGACCCCGAGA
Proteins encoded in this window:
- a CDS encoding sulfite exporter TauE/SafE family protein, whose amino-acid sequence is MSAPESPADIEQFLSNLLEFRSRELTMVGATLAAFVASIVFFPGFESVGQGIESDLSIGLLAALSLVAVVAGIVKGMTGFGYSLIMTPIFATVIDPTVAVVVLAIPPWMLNMFQIAETSTGRAFVREEWPLLLLAIVGTVLGVVALATFSTGPLVPFVIALVLLGYVAFQVAQNFVMVEEAHHPFALGTAGFSQGFLLAFANLGPLLPAYFHTFERNAERYIGGLSMVLGTIFTVRIVQMALFTELLTTYRIWLGSVIAVVTVVGLLLGTYLRRLEFDERTFNWFVVGLLFVISLNILRNTVPTLFF
- a CDS encoding carbamoyltransferase family protein; the protein is MTDYQLAFKPAIGLYGQHDPSAVLFDDGTPVFGVEEERYTRDKHATDTFPKHAIRACLDYRNLSLPDLNRILLPYEPQLRGEIASHYVSDAIQVPGFGRKLSALEQTLVTQVRSRFVPTRQIENRLESIGSPVPPIETIPHHRCHAASAFHPSGFDDGVVLTIDAKGEYDSTVVWYADDEDGLTRAYTYEHPNSLGLFFAVVTEFLGYRMFNGEGKVMGLAPYGEDNPEIEGVLRELIDTGADYDVTELTKRWGTGHGTETLEDAFGRPRNETPGEFDQWEKDLAHTSQKLLEETVVDIAETAVDQLDTANVSMAGGVALNCKLNKRVRESPLIDDIFVQPVANDAGLALGAGWTGQSPSAVDRQTTVYLGPEYDAEEIKSTVKTNKLEYAQPKDLERYVAERLADGDLVGWFQGRMEMGPRALGARSILADPRTTASRDRVNRFVKHREEWRPFAPSMLESAADEYLVNDGPSPFMIDAYDVRPEKTRDLEAVLHPSDDSTRPQTVREEQHPRYHRLLSEFADITGVPVVLNTSFNDHAEPIVRTPTQAIKDFYGMGLDVLVLEDFVIEKETTKTDRDSELALEVGNMATAAPK
- a CDS encoding MBL fold metallo-hydrolase, translated to MNNINFDPTEVARRIEEDEEDLFVLDVRNEDDYEEWRIDGSTNVPIYDELLEYNYSTLEEHLDELPKDTEIAVVCVAGITSTRAAEFLREHGFDARSIDDGMNGWGRVHRQYDLEESAGVEGVVQVVRPGTGCVSYLAHDGEEAVVVDPSQYVDRYLNAADERDLEIVGVADSHAHADHVSGARRLAGELDVPYHLHGDDAGELENVTELANGETIPVGHRDLEVLHTPGHTPGSVSFRFGDALLSGDTLFLRSVGRPDLEDSEEEAIREASSQLFDSLERLTDLADETVVLPGHFSDESIRPLATELGDLQEETTNELLSHVEDGDEEAFVETIVESLADEPANYNEIKQINWGREQPGGDVEALELGPNNCAAN
- a CDS encoding helix-turn-helix domain-containing protein codes for the protein MADSMAEQLQQDMECEGLLECIHGLKQLDKDCFRVMVESEEALTIDEVADQVDRERSTAYRSIQRLLQSGFIQKEQINYEQGGYYHVYYPTDPTQIANDMQRMLNDWYAKMGQLIQEFEDKYEHAEAGTEVPAQ
- a CDS encoding sulfite exporter TauE/SafE family protein, which gives rise to MELFGIALMTLALFISFGFMVGVLFGFFGMGGSFLVTPALLVMGYPARVAVGSGMAFVFGTAMIATLKHRDLGQVDYKLGGLMIVGTTSGIEVGSRIVYYLEELGLASGAIGVTYVVLLGAVGLFVTRNALVNDGGDDSSSSHHESDGEIDPDAIPPLAKRIQSYRIPPMMTVAGGIQVSLWLILVVAFATGLLSGFLGVGGGFIKMPAMVYLIGVPVPVAVGTDLFEIVFSGGFGAFTYGLNGGVDLSIVAPLLAGSALGARIGSAATGIVNEDDIKIYFGLMLVGGSIAVAFRQAGDYLGMDVLNTVSFALILLSAFMVSGAVIVSTIMTMRAQSNASTTSTN
- a CDS encoding DUF7512 family protein, with product MIDLAAYSSAVQAGALVGAVLLEAFVLYVGYGALERVAAPIVEKITRA
- a CDS encoding universal stress protein; amino-acid sequence: MRAICATDLSAASEATIESETCLECLDRIGVDEIHLVTVVPSNVHAGMPGIDFEDRRERALSRYRHVIEDAGFDVDAHVVRGTPHRRINGVAEAIGASLTVVGSRGTSPLENRVIGSTARNLARTTIVPLLVNRIEREADEPAVVREHLFRRMLFATDFSENAERAFEAFSYLRHATQEATLVHVETPKDPALPEGADPEARLAELETKLEDWEIETRTAIRQGDPADEILAAEVEYEPTTILVGSRGHSRLRRLLLGSVSEDIVAQADGNVMLVPPDRTA
- a CDS encoding helix-turn-helix domain-containing protein, which gives rise to MTDRQLEVFRTALEAGYYDVLREATLTDVASAFGVTKSICCDILHRAESAIAHWFADERVDSISHDR
- a CDS encoding thioredoxin family protein, translating into MSDSANDERQRIRDQKKRELQERLENGGSLDAADGGSTVPDEPIAITDQGHLDEVVGEHDVVLVDCYADWCGPCQMMEPTIEALAAETDVAVAKVDVDAHQQIAQQLGARGVPTLVLYADSQPVERMVGVQDRGTLERLIEQHA
- a CDS encoding DUF1684 domain-containing protein, producing MTTDWRRAIETQREEKDRYFGGDPHSPIPSDERESFDGLEYYPIDEAYRFELPLHEYNDPEPVTVGTSTDGERKYLRWGEFRFTVDGKDITLQAYKADPDDDRLWVPFRDATSGDKTYGAGRYLDLEGDGHRTNDGNWILDFNEAYNPTCAYSDRYECPLPPTENWLEIPIEAGEQAYH
- a CDS encoding cobalamin-independent methionine synthase II family protein; this encodes MTTTKDRIRTTHIGSLPRPPALLELLEARQNDEPVDEDEWTETVAEATRAVVERQAEVGLDVVNNGEQSRVSFNWYVADRLSGIDGKREQELWADLQEFPEYAEETFKTDVIDLSMQPVVDGPIEYTGHGEAEDELEEFRDALKTVDIDFEGTFVTSASPSIVATTHVNEYYDTYKEFLFAVADAMQAEYELVAETGMTLQIDAPELLTIGQTAVYADEPLEEIRAATRLHVEALNEALENIPAEQVRLHTCWGSYEGPHHLDADLVDLLPEIYEADITGLSVEQANPRHQHEYRAFAEQPLPDGWTLMPGVIDVKTNIIDHPETIADRLERVADAVDDSTPIVAAPDCGFGTQAGLGMVDPEIAWAKLEALVEGAEIATERIY